The following are from one region of the Coffea eugenioides isolate CCC68of chromosome 2, Ceug_1.0, whole genome shotgun sequence genome:
- the LOC113763198 gene encoding ras-related protein RABA1f-like has translation MGAYRADEDYDYLFKVVLIGDSGVGKSNLLSRFTRNEFSQESKSTIGVEFATRSIQVDDKIVKAQIWDTAGQERYRAITSAYYRGAVGALIVYDVTRHVTFENVERWLKELRDHTDVNIVIMLVGNKADLRHLRAVPTGDATAFAEREKTFFMETSALEALNVENAFTEVLTQIYHVVSRKALDIGDDPAALPRGQTINIGTKDDVSAVKKAGCCSG, from the exons ATGGGGGCATATAGGGCTGATGAAGATTATGATTACCTATTCAAGGTGGTGCTAATAGGGGACTCAGGTGTCGGAAAATCGAACCTCTTGTCTCGTTTCACCCGCAATGAATTTAGTCAAGAATCCAAGTCCACCATTGGCGTTGAGTTTGCCACCCGCAGCATTCAGGTTGATGACAAAATCGTTAAGGCTCAGATTTGGGACACTGCCGGCCAAGAAAG GTATCGTGCCATCACAAGTGCATACTATCGAGGAGCTGTTGGTGCTCTAATTGTCTATGATGTTACCCGTCATGTGACATTCGAAAATGTGGAGAGATGGCTTAAGGAGCTTCGGGATCATACAGACGTGAACATTGTGATCATGCTCGTTGGAAACAAGGCAGACCTGCGTCACCTGCGAGCTGTTCCTACTGGAGATGCGACAGCTTTTGCAGAGAGGGAGAAGACCTTCTTCATGGAAACTTCAGCTCTTGAGGCCCTTAATGTTGAAAATGCCTTCACGGAAGTGCTGACACAAATCTACCATGTTGTTAGCAGAAAGGCTCTTGACATTGGAGATGATCCTGCAGCTTTGCCTAGAGGACAAACTATAAACATTGGAACCAAAGATGATGTATCAGCTGTCAAGAAAGCTGGTTGTTGTTCTGGTTAA